Within the Desulfovibrio oxyclinae DSM 11498 genome, the region GTTTTGCGGGTTGGTCACGGTGCCTTCGATGATGCCCTCACCCTCGGGGTGATCCGGCATGATCTCAGGTTGCTCGGAGGATTCCGGCACCACGAGCCCTCTTTGACGCAGGGTTTCCTTGAGGGATTCCGGCGCGAGATGCATGGTGTACGCGATGACAGGCTGTGCGCGTGGCGCCACTGCGGATTCCCGGAGAAAGTCGGAGTCCTCGAAAAACGAGTTCAGTACCAACAGGGTCATCATCACGACCACGGCCCCTTCGAGCATTCCGAAAAATGCTCCAGCAATGCGGTCGAGCCAGCCGAGCAGG harbors:
- a CDS encoding CvpA family protein, which gives rise to MNFLDILLVLAFGLLVARGFFRGFVREAIALASIFLAFAVASRYHDVLAPHLSVYISNEATIRGISYVAVFVGVLVACWLIARLLREMLEIALLGWLDRIAGAFFGMLEGAVVVMMTLLVLNSFFEDSDFLRESAVAPRAQPVIAYTMHLAPESLKETLRQRGLVVPESSEQPEIMPDHPEGEGIIEGTVTNPQNN